The following are encoded together in the Xanthobacter autotrophicus Py2 genome:
- a CDS encoding poly(R)-hydroxyalkanoic acid synthase, class I (TIGRFAM: poly(R)-hydroxyalkanoic acid synthase, class I~PFAM: Poly-beta-hydroxybutyrate polymerase domain protein~KEGG: rpe:RPE_2940 poly(R)-hydroxyalkanoic acid synthase, class I), translated as MPAPHLTVVPPAPAEAPKPAAGKASETKVASAEGASAATSRARAPSPAASPAGGDGARSGMDVEVLARNLAQMMEEGGKAMAAYLAPRHPGKTDDMAEDIADALKTVGHVAEYWMADPQRTVEAQSRLMAGYLSVWANTMKRLAGEEVTPVTKPDAKDARFKDQGWSDSPIFDALKQAYLVTAKWAEDMVEEAEGLDPHLKHKAEFLVRQVSNAISPSNFVMTNPELIRETMSSSGENLVKGMRNLTADLIEGKGTLKIRQTDMSAFEVGRNLATTPGKVIYENELMQLIQYEATTASVKKTPLLIVPPWINKFYILDLTAEKSFIKWLVDQGVSVFVISWVNPDARLATKGFDDYMREGIMTALDQVAIATGERQAHAMGYCVGGTLLATTLAYMAATGDDRIASATFLTTQIDFTHAGDLKVFVDEDQLASIERKMKDMGYLEGSKMASAFNLLRSNDLIWPYVVNNYMKGKAPFPFDLFFWNADSTRMPAANHSFYLRNCYLTNNIARGLAELGGVRIDVHKISVPVYSLATKEDHIAPPNSVYIGANLLSGPVRYVLAGSGHIAGVVNPPAKGKYQYWADGPTGPSFDLWLEGARESAGSWWPDWISWFSAQHPDEVPARTIGGDRLTPIEDAPGRYVRARS; from the coding sequence ATGCCTGCTCCGCACCTGACCGTGGTGCCTCCGGCACCGGCCGAGGCGCCCAAGCCGGCTGCCGGCAAGGCGTCGGAGACGAAGGTCGCGTCCGCAGAGGGCGCGTCCGCTGCCACCTCCAGGGCCCGTGCCCCGTCGCCCGCAGCCTCGCCCGCTGGCGGCGACGGCGCGCGCAGCGGCATGGACGTGGAGGTTCTCGCCCGCAACCTCGCCCAGATGATGGAGGAGGGCGGCAAGGCCATGGCGGCCTACCTGGCCCCGCGCCATCCGGGCAAGACCGACGACATGGCCGAGGACATCGCCGACGCGCTCAAGACCGTGGGCCACGTGGCCGAATACTGGATGGCCGATCCCCAGCGTACGGTGGAGGCGCAGTCGCGCCTGATGGCCGGCTATCTCTCGGTCTGGGCCAACACCATGAAGCGCCTTGCGGGAGAGGAGGTGACGCCGGTCACCAAGCCCGACGCCAAGGACGCCCGCTTCAAGGACCAGGGTTGGAGCGACAGCCCCATCTTCGACGCTCTCAAGCAGGCCTATCTCGTCACCGCCAAATGGGCCGAGGACATGGTGGAGGAGGCCGAGGGCCTCGACCCGCACCTCAAGCACAAGGCCGAGTTCCTGGTACGCCAGGTGTCCAACGCCATCTCGCCCTCGAACTTCGTGATGACCAATCCCGAGCTGATCCGCGAGACCATGAGCTCGTCGGGCGAGAACCTCGTCAAGGGCATGCGGAACCTGACCGCCGACCTGATCGAGGGCAAGGGCACGCTCAAGATCCGCCAGACGGACATGAGCGCCTTCGAGGTGGGCCGCAACCTCGCCACCACCCCGGGCAAGGTGATCTATGAGAATGAGCTGATGCAGCTCATCCAGTATGAGGCCACGACAGCGAGCGTGAAGAAGACGCCGCTGTTGATCGTGCCGCCGTGGATCAACAAGTTCTATATTCTCGACCTGACGGCCGAGAAGTCTTTCATCAAGTGGCTGGTGGACCAGGGCGTCAGCGTCTTCGTCATTTCCTGGGTCAATCCGGATGCCCGGCTGGCCACCAAGGGCTTTGACGATTACATGCGCGAGGGCATCATGACCGCCCTCGACCAGGTGGCCATCGCCACCGGCGAGCGGCAGGCCCACGCCATGGGCTATTGCGTGGGCGGCACCCTGCTCGCCACCACGCTCGCCTACATGGCCGCCACCGGGGACGATCGCATCGCCTCCGCCACCTTCCTCACCACCCAGATCGACTTCACCCATGCGGGCGATCTCAAGGTCTTCGTGGACGAGGACCAGCTGGCCTCCATCGAGCGCAAGATGAAGGACATGGGGTATCTGGAGGGCAGCAAGATGGCCTCCGCCTTCAACCTGCTGCGCTCCAACGACCTGATCTGGCCCTATGTGGTGAACAACTACATGAAGGGCAAGGCGCCGTTCCCGTTCGACCTGTTCTTCTGGAACGCGGATTCCACCCGCATGCCGGCGGCGAACCACTCCTTCTACCTGCGCAACTGCTACCTCACCAACAACATCGCCCGCGGCCTTGCCGAACTCGGCGGCGTGCGCATCGACGTGCACAAGATCTCGGTGCCGGTCTATTCGCTCGCCACCAAGGAAGACCATATCGCGCCGCCCAACTCGGTCTATATCGGCGCCAATCTCCTGTCCGGCCCGGTGCGCTACGTGCTCGCCGGCTCCGGCCACATCGCTGGCGTGGTCAATCCGCCAGCCAAGGGCAAGTACCAGTACTGGGCGGACGGCCCGACTGGGCCGAGCTTCGACCTGTGGCTGGAAGGCGCTCGGGAGAGTGCCGGCTCCTGGTGGCCGGACTGGATCTCCTGGTTCAGCGCCCAGCATCCCGACGAGGTCCCCGCCCGCACCATCGGCGGCGACCGCCTCACCCCCATCGAGGACGCGCCCGGCCGCTACGTGCGGGCGCGCAGCTGA
- a CDS encoding threonine synthase (TIGRFAM: threonine synthase~PFAM: Pyridoxal-5'-phosphate-dependent protein beta subunit~KEGG: bbt:BBta_0839 threonine synthase), with the protein MRYVSTRGEAPVLSFSDALLAGLARDGGLYLPEAWPTLSRDEIAALAGKPYAAVAKAVIGPFVGDALPPRALDLMIDDAYAGFRHPAVAPLTQIGANRFLLELFHGPTLAFKDVAMQLLARLMDHVLASRGSRATIVGATSGDTGSAAIEAFRRSDAVDVFILYPHGRVSEVQRRQMTTVNSPSVHAIAVEGTFDDCQNLVKAMFNHHAFRDSLALAGVNSINWARIVAQVVYYFYAATALGAPHRDVSFVVPTGNFGDILAGWVAKKMGLPIRDLTIATNVNDILVRTLDTGRYEVKGVLPSSSPSMDIQISSNFERLLFEALDRDSAVLRQLMDQLAQSGSFSVPRAALAAICADFSAGRADEPETAATIARLYQSAGYLCDPHTAVGLAVADKVEHAARVPQVVLSTAHPAKFPDAVEAATGHRPALPPHMADLMTRRESVSVLPNDLAAIETFIRAHARIARGAAA; encoded by the coding sequence GTGCGTTACGTTTCCACCCGTGGTGAAGCTCCCGTTCTCTCCTTTTCCGACGCGCTGCTCGCGGGGCTTGCGCGCGACGGCGGCCTCTATCTGCCCGAGGCCTGGCCGACCCTCTCCAGGGATGAGATCGCCGCGCTGGCGGGAAAACCCTACGCTGCCGTCGCCAAGGCCGTGATCGGCCCGTTCGTGGGCGACGCGCTGCCGCCGCGCGCCCTCGACCTGATGATCGACGACGCCTATGCGGGCTTCCGTCATCCGGCCGTGGCCCCGCTGACCCAGATCGGCGCCAACCGCTTCCTCCTTGAGCTATTCCACGGCCCGACCCTCGCCTTCAAGGACGTGGCGATGCAGCTGCTCGCCCGGCTGATGGACCATGTGCTGGCCTCGCGCGGCAGCCGGGCCACCATCGTGGGCGCCACTTCCGGCGACACCGGCAGCGCGGCCATCGAGGCGTTCCGGCGCTCGGACGCGGTGGATGTCTTCATCCTCTATCCCCACGGCCGGGTGTCCGAGGTGCAGCGCCGGCAGATGACCACGGTGAATTCGCCGAGCGTCCATGCCATTGCCGTGGAAGGCACGTTCGACGACTGCCAGAACCTGGTCAAGGCCATGTTCAACCACCACGCCTTCCGCGACTCCCTGGCGCTGGCAGGGGTGAATTCCATCAACTGGGCGCGGATCGTGGCCCAGGTGGTCTATTATTTCTATGCCGCCACCGCCCTGGGCGCGCCCCATCGGGACGTCTCCTTCGTGGTGCCCACCGGCAATTTCGGCGATATCCTCGCCGGCTGGGTGGCGAAGAAGATGGGCCTGCCGATCCGCGACCTCACCATCGCCACCAACGTCAACGACATCCTGGTGCGCACCCTGGACACCGGCCGCTATGAGGTGAAGGGGGTGCTGCCCTCCTCCTCGCCGTCCATGGATATCCAGATCTCCTCCAATTTCGAGCGCCTGCTGTTCGAGGCCCTGGACCGCGACAGCGCGGTGCTGCGCCAGCTGATGGATCAGCTCGCCCAGTCGGGCTCCTTCAGCGTGCCGCGCGCTGCGCTCGCCGCCATCTGCGCCGACTTCTCCGCCGGCCGAGCCGACGAGCCGGAGACCGCTGCCACCATCGCCAGGCTCTACCAGTCCGCCGGCTATCTCTGCGATCCGCACACGGCGGTGGGCCTTGCGGTGGCGGACAAGGTGGAGCACGCGGCCAGGGTGCCGCAGGTGGTGCTCTCCACCGCCCACCCCGCCAAGTTCCCCGACGCGGTGGAAGCCGCCACCGGCCATCGTCCGGCCCTGCCGCCGCACATGGCGGACCTCATGACCCGCCGGGAGAGCGTCAGCGTGCTGCCCAACGACCTTGCCGCCATCGAGACCTTCATTCGCGCCCATGCGCGCATCGCCCGGGGCGCGGCGGCATGA
- a CDS encoding peptidase M16 domain protein (PFAM: peptidase M16 domain protein~KEGG: rpc:RPC_4796 peptidase M16-like) → MSVKISVLDNGVTVITDEMSHLGTASLGIWVGAGARDEQEDEHGISHLLEHMAFKGTRRRSARRIAEEIEQVGGDINAATSVEQTTYNVRVLGEDVGLGIDILADILTEPAFAPDELEREKNVIVQEIGAVMDTPDDLVFDLFQEQAFPGQSVGRSILGTPDTVRAFSRDQLGAYLGRTYRGPRMVVAAAGAVEHDRLVEEAGQRLKIIAPATKPELPQATYGGGTRLLARDLEQVHVLLGLEGCSFKDPEYHAVQVLANVLGGGMSSRLFQDVREDRGLCYSIYAFHWSYQDTGLFGVYAGTDTGDVEELSNAVIDQILDTAETVTELEVARAKAQMKVGLLAALESSGARADQLARQILGFGRVIPVEEIVARVDAVDVAGVRRAAQGLIGRGRPTLTAIGPGGGLEPAARAVERLKVH, encoded by the coding sequence ATGAGCGTGAAGATTTCGGTCCTCGACAACGGCGTCACCGTCATCACCGACGAGATGAGCCATCTCGGCACCGCCTCCCTCGGCATCTGGGTGGGCGCGGGGGCGCGGGACGAGCAGGAGGACGAGCACGGCATCTCCCATCTGCTGGAGCACATGGCCTTCAAGGGCACGCGCCGGCGCTCCGCCCGCCGCATCGCCGAGGAGATCGAGCAGGTGGGCGGCGACATCAATGCCGCCACCTCGGTGGAGCAGACCACCTACAATGTCCGCGTGCTGGGGGAGGATGTGGGCCTCGGCATCGACATCCTCGCCGACATCCTCACCGAGCCGGCCTTCGCCCCCGACGAGCTGGAGCGGGAGAAGAACGTGATTGTGCAGGAGATCGGCGCGGTCATGGACACGCCCGACGACCTGGTGTTCGACCTGTTCCAGGAGCAGGCCTTCCCCGGCCAGAGCGTGGGCCGCTCTATCCTCGGCACGCCGGACACGGTGCGCGCCTTCAGTCGGGACCAGCTCGGCGCCTATCTCGGGCGCACCTATCGCGGCCCCCGCATGGTGGTGGCCGCCGCCGGCGCGGTGGAGCACGACCGGCTGGTGGAAGAGGCCGGCCAACGGCTGAAGATCATCGCCCCCGCCACCAAGCCGGAGCTGCCCCAGGCCACCTATGGCGGCGGCACCCGACTGCTCGCCCGTGACCTGGAACAGGTGCATGTGTTGCTGGGGCTGGAGGGCTGCTCCTTCAAGGACCCCGAATATCACGCCGTGCAGGTGCTCGCGAACGTGCTGGGCGGCGGCATGTCCTCGCGCCTGTTCCAGGACGTGCGTGAGGATCGCGGCCTCTGCTATTCGATCTATGCTTTTCACTGGAGCTATCAGGATACCGGCCTGTTCGGCGTCTATGCCGGCACCGACACCGGCGACGTGGAGGAACTGTCCAACGCGGTCATCGACCAGATTCTCGACACGGCCGAAACCGTGACCGAGCTGGAGGTGGCCCGCGCCAAGGCGCAGATGAAGGTGGGGCTGCTCGCCGCGCTGGAAAGCTCCGGCGCGCGAGCGGACCAGCTCGCCCGGCAGATCCTCGGCTTCGGCCGGGTGATCCCGGTGGAGGAGATCGTGGCGCGGGTGGATGCGGTGGACGTGGCAGGGGTGCGCCGGGCGGCGCAGGGCCTCATCGGCCGTGGCCGGCCCACATTGACCGCCATCGGTCCGGGCGGCGGCCTTGAGCCTGCCGCACGGGCCGTGGAGCGTTTGAAGGTTCACTAG
- a CDS encoding GCN5-related N-acetyltransferase (PFAM: GCN5-related N-acetyltransferase~KEGG: nha:Nham_0264 GCN5-related N-acetyltransferase) encodes MWPLSSVLMIEPLPVIEGKGIYLRLPQMKDFGPWRDLREESRSFLTPWEPLWPADDLTRGAFRRRLRRYTRDMVADEAYPLFIFRQSDHALLGGLTLSNVRRGVCQAASLGYWMGAPFAGQGYMKAAVTALLPVAYDMLHLRRIEAACMPSNQPSIGLLESCGFVREGYSREYLCINGTWEDHILFGRLRHDMPARQSTRNEALEQVPPAAQ; translated from the coding sequence ATGTGGCCGCTGAGTTCCGTCCTAATGATCGAGCCGCTTCCCGTCATCGAGGGAAAGGGCATCTATCTGCGCCTGCCCCAGATGAAGGATTTCGGGCCGTGGCGGGATCTGCGGGAGGAAAGCCGGTCTTTCCTCACCCCGTGGGAGCCGCTGTGGCCGGCGGATGACCTGACCCGCGGCGCCTTCCGCCGCCGGCTGCGGCGCTACACCCGGGACATGGTCGCCGACGAGGCCTATCCGCTCTTCATCTTCCGCCAGTCCGACCACGCGCTGCTCGGCGGCCTGACCCTGTCCAACGTGCGCCGGGGCGTCTGCCAGGCGGCGAGCCTCGGCTACTGGATGGGCGCGCCTTTTGCCGGGCAGGGCTACATGAAGGCGGCGGTGACCGCGCTCCTGCCCGTGGCCTACGACATGCTGCACCTGCGCCGCATCGAGGCGGCCTGCATGCCCTCCAACCAGCCGTCCATCGGCCTTTTGGAAAGTTGTGGCTTCGTGCGGGAGGGCTACTCGCGGGAATATCTGTGCATCAACGGGACGTGGGAGGACCACATCCTGTTCGGCCGCCTGCGCCACGACATGCCGGCGCGCCAGAGCACGCGCAACGAGGCGCTGGAGCAGGTGCCGCCTGCAGCGCAGTAA
- a CDS encoding AMP-dependent synthetase and ligase (PFAM: AMP-dependent synthetase and ligase~KEGG: bbt:BBta_6789 acetyl-coenzyme A synthetase), which translates to MLVPAADYQGLIRAFSWEIPGRFNMGVACADAHADGSGKPALIFVEESGPVRTYSFDELKALTNRFANALVARGLKRGDRVAVFLPQAPETAIAHIAAFKAGLISVPLFTLFGDEALEFRLAASGARVLVTDLTGLAKLERVRGHLPELEHVFVIGPDTGGASSFDAALEAASDRFIPVDTGPDDPGIIIFTSGTTGNPKGALHGHRVLLGHLPCIQFVHQYMPQPGDLHWTPADWAWIGGLFDVLFPSLYLGVPVLAHRAKKFDPDAAMDLMARHQVRNVFLPPTALKLLRQADVRHDGLKLRSLLTGGETLGAELGAFVQERLGVEAREIYGQTECNLVVGSNSSFFPIRPGAMGKAIPGHDVRIVDDEGHELPTGEEGHIGIRRGDPVMMLEYWKNPEATAQKYAGDFLLTGDMGRQDEDGYLWYVGRSDDVITSAGYRIGPGEIEDCILKHPAVALVAVVGVPDPLRTEAVKAWVVLKAGTTPSDALAKEIQDFVKTRLSAHEYPRHVAFADTLPMTATGKILRRELRARG; encoded by the coding sequence ATGCTGGTGCCGGCGGCCGATTATCAGGGCCTCATCCGCGCCTTTTCCTGGGAGATCCCCGGGCGTTTCAACATGGGCGTCGCCTGCGCCGATGCCCATGCGGACGGCTCGGGCAAGCCCGCCCTAATCTTCGTCGAGGAGAGCGGCCCCGTCCGCACCTACAGCTTCGACGAACTCAAAGCCCTCACCAACCGCTTCGCCAATGCCCTGGTGGCGCGGGGCCTCAAGCGCGGCGACCGGGTGGCGGTGTTCCTGCCGCAGGCGCCGGAAACCGCCATCGCTCACATCGCCGCCTTCAAGGCGGGACTGATCTCGGTGCCGCTTTTCACCCTGTTCGGCGACGAGGCGCTGGAATTCCGCCTCGCCGCCTCGGGCGCCCGGGTGCTGGTGACGGACCTTACCGGCCTCGCCAAGCTTGAGCGGGTGCGCGGCCACCTGCCGGAGCTGGAGCATGTCTTCGTCATCGGGCCCGACACGGGCGGCGCATCCTCATTCGACGCCGCGCTTGAAGCGGCCTCCGACCGCTTCATCCCGGTGGATACGGGGCCGGACGATCCCGGCATCATCATCTTCACCTCGGGCACCACCGGGAACCCGAAGGGTGCGCTGCACGGACACCGGGTGCTGCTCGGGCACCTGCCCTGCATCCAGTTCGTCCATCAATACATGCCGCAGCCCGGCGACCTGCACTGGACTCCGGCGGACTGGGCCTGGATCGGCGGGCTGTTCGACGTGCTGTTCCCCTCGCTCTACCTGGGCGTGCCCGTGCTCGCCCACCGGGCGAAGAAGTTCGATCCGGACGCCGCCATGGACCTCATGGCACGGCATCAGGTCCGTAACGTCTTCCTGCCGCCCACCGCCCTCAAGCTGCTGCGACAGGCGGACGTGCGGCACGACGGCCTGAAGCTGCGCTCGCTCCTCACCGGCGGCGAGACACTGGGGGCGGAGCTGGGCGCCTTCGTCCAAGAGCGGCTTGGAGTGGAGGCGCGGGAGATCTACGGCCAGACCGAGTGCAACCTGGTGGTTGGCTCCAATTCCAGCTTCTTCCCCATCCGCCCCGGTGCCATGGGCAAGGCCATTCCGGGCCACGATGTGCGCATTGTGGACGATGAAGGCCACGAACTGCCCACGGGCGAAGAAGGCCATATCGGCATCCGCCGGGGCGATCCGGTGATGATGCTGGAATACTGGAAGAACCCAGAGGCAACGGCACAGAAATATGCCGGCGACTTCCTCCTCACCGGCGACATGGGCCGGCAGGACGAAGACGGCTATCTCTGGTACGTGGGCCGCAGCGACGATGTCATCACCTCGGCCGGCTACCGGATCGGGCCGGGGGAGATCGAGGACTGCATTCTCAAGCATCCGGCGGTGGCGCTGGTGGCGGTGGTGGGCGTGCCCGACCCGCTACGCACCGAGGCGGTGAAGGCCTGGGTGGTGCTCAAAGCCGGCACCACCCCTTCAGACGCTCTGGCGAAGGAGATCCAGGACTTCGTGAAGACCCGCCTCTCCGCCCACGAATATCCGCGCCACGTGGCCTTCGCCGACACCCTGCCCATGACCGCCACCGGCAAGATCCTGCGGCGCGAGCTGCGGGCGCGGGGGTAG
- a CDS encoding Inositol phosphatase/fructose-16-bisphosphatase (PFAM: Inositol phosphatase/fructose-16-bisphosphatase~KEGG: acr:Acry_0821 inositol phosphatase/fructose-1,6-bisphosphatase) — protein MSELVTLKTYLGTWAGADTGRTAVAQAVTAIAEAGVGIADLVARGPLEEGLASIRGVDPNAGGDAQKELDVVAEERIKAALLPTPTAFLASEESEELIPLNPDGRLVIAVDPLDGSSNIDTNVSVGTIYSILPYDAAVHTDPVSAVMRPGVNQVASGFLAYGPATILVATFGEGTQVFVHDRQTGEFVLARTNVEIPAETKEYGVNQSNVRHWAEPMSAYIADCLAGKDGPRGKDFNMRWVGSMVADAFRIFTRGGVYVYPGDKRKGYENGRLRLIYEANPVAFLTEQAKGAATDGKTRILDIQPHHIHQRIPLVFGSKAEVEKIASYY, from the coding sequence GTGAGCGAGTTGGTGACCTTGAAGACCTACCTCGGGACCTGGGCCGGCGCTGACACGGGCCGCACGGCGGTCGCGCAGGCCGTGACCGCCATCGCCGAGGCCGGCGTAGGCATCGCCGATCTCGTTGCCCGCGGGCCGCTCGAAGAGGGCCTCGCTTCCATTCGCGGCGTCGATCCCAACGCCGGCGGCGACGCCCAGAAGGAACTGGACGTGGTGGCCGAGGAGCGCATCAAGGCCGCCCTCCTGCCCACCCCCACCGCCTTCCTCGCCTCCGAGGAGAGCGAGGAGCTGATCCCGCTGAACCCGGACGGCCGCCTCGTGATCGCGGTGGACCCGCTGGACGGCTCCTCCAACATCGACACCAACGTGTCGGTGGGCACCATCTATTCCATCCTGCCCTATGACGCGGCCGTGCACACCGATCCGGTATCGGCGGTGATGCGGCCGGGCGTGAACCAGGTGGCCTCGGGCTTCCTGGCCTATGGCCCTGCCACCATCCTCGTCGCCACCTTCGGGGAAGGCACGCAGGTGTTCGTCCACGACCGGCAGACCGGCGAGTTCGTGCTGGCCCGCACCAATGTGGAGATCCCGGCCGAGACCAAGGAATACGGCGTCAACCAGTCCAACGTGCGCCACTGGGCGGAGCCCATGAGCGCCTATATCGCCGACTGCCTCGCCGGCAAAGACGGGCCCCGCGGCAAGGATTTCAACATGCGCTGGGTGGGCTCCATGGTGGCCGACGCCTTCCGCATTTTCACCCGCGGCGGCGTCTATGTGTATCCCGGCGACAAGCGCAAGGGCTACGAGAACGGCCGCCTGCGCCTGATCTACGAGGCCAACCCGGTGGCCTTCCTCACCGAGCAGGCCAAGGGCGCCGCCACCGACGGCAAGACCCGCATCCTCGACATCCAGCCCCACCACATCCACCAGCGCATCCCGCTGGTGTTCGGCTCCAAGGCCGAGGTGGAGAAGATCGCGTCGTATTACTGA
- a CDS encoding dihydroneopterin aldolase (TIGRFAM: dihydroneopterin aldolase~KEGG: sco:SCO3400 putative dihydroneopterin aldolase): MTSDDTPSLAEALAETEAGTRTRPHNTDRLFLRALPFYARHGLFEAERELGQRFVVDVDCWLDTRPAAWADDAALTVSYQQVYEHVSAVVTDDPVRLIETLAERIATRILDHFETVEQVRVVVHKPGAPITGVFGDVGIEIIRSR; this comes from the coding sequence ATGACGTCCGACGACACCCCTTCCCTCGCCGAAGCGCTGGCTGAAACCGAAGCCGGGACGCGCACCCGCCCGCACAACACGGACCGGCTGTTCCTGCGTGCCCTGCCCTTCTATGCCCGGCACGGCCTGTTCGAGGCCGAGCGCGAACTGGGCCAGCGCTTCGTGGTGGACGTGGACTGCTGGCTCGACACCCGCCCCGCCGCCTGGGCCGACGATGCCGCCCTCACCGTCTCCTACCAGCAGGTCTACGAGCATGTGTCGGCGGTGGTGACCGACGATCCGGTCCGCCTCATCGAGACCCTGGCCGAACGCATCGCCACGCGCATCCTCGACCATTTCGAGACCGTGGAGCAGGTGCGGGTGGTGGTGCACAAGCCCGGCGCGCCGATCACCGGCGTGTTCGGCGACGTGGGCATCGAGATCATCCGCTCCCGCTAG
- a CDS encoding protein of unknown function DUF201 (PFAM: protein of unknown function DUF201~KEGG: mca:MCA2868 hypothetical protein): MRVFICEYVTSGGLRDKPLPEATLAEARLVRDALVMDLEELPGISAVLAYDDRLPRPKHDAVPVRKGEDPWITWSGLAQECDVVWPIAPEAGGQHSRMVRLMREANARIIASASDTVTLLNSRLKTAKRLAEFGIPHVPTYPIDALPRGLDGDLVTRPDDGSGWASARAWPNRAALPRGAGLVVQPYVHGTFASLGVLAREDGVTLLAVHRLNISHLVGVFGFEGVTVGAIIDEDGSLAALARDVVAAFPGLSGLLGIDVILTPQGAVVTEVHPRVTPAYAGLHASLGVNPLAFVPELIREGKPPAVPHLPRTIPVEVKLR; encoded by the coding sequence ATGCGCGTTTTCATCTGCGAGTACGTGACATCCGGAGGATTGCGCGACAAGCCCTTGCCCGAAGCGACCCTCGCGGAAGCACGCCTGGTTCGCGACGCTCTGGTCATGGATCTCGAGGAACTGCCGGGAATCAGCGCGGTCCTCGCCTACGACGACCGCCTGCCCCGGCCGAAGCATGACGCCGTGCCGGTGCGCAAGGGCGAGGACCCCTGGATCACCTGGTCCGGCCTTGCGCAGGAATGCGACGTGGTGTGGCCCATCGCCCCCGAGGCCGGCGGCCAGCACAGCCGCATGGTGCGCCTGATGCGGGAGGCAAACGCCCGAATCATCGCCTCCGCCTCCGACACGGTCACGCTACTGAACAGCCGGCTGAAGACGGCCAAGCGCCTCGCCGAGTTCGGCATTCCCCATGTGCCGACCTATCCCATCGATGCCCTGCCGCGCGGCCTCGACGGCGATCTGGTCACCCGGCCCGACGATGGATCGGGCTGGGCGAGCGCCCGCGCCTGGCCCAACCGCGCCGCCCTGCCGCGCGGCGCCGGCCTGGTGGTGCAGCCCTATGTGCACGGCACGTTCGCCAGCCTCGGCGTGCTGGCCCGCGAGGATGGTGTGACCCTGCTCGCCGTCCACCGGCTCAACATTTCCCACCTCGTGGGCGTGTTCGGCTTCGAGGGGGTGACGGTGGGCGCCATCATCGATGAGGACGGCAGCCTGGCCGCCCTGGCGCGCGACGTGGTGGCGGCATTTCCCGGCCTGTCCGGGCTTTTGGGCATCGATGTGATCCTGACGCCGCAGGGCGCGGTGGTCACCGAGGTCCACCCGCGCGTCACTCCGGCCTATGCGGGCCTGCATGCCTCGCTCGGCGTCAATCCGCTGGCGTTCGTGCCGGAGCTGATCCGCGAGGGCAAGCCGCCCGCTGTGCCCCATCTGCCGCGAACAATCCCCGTGGAGGTGAAGCTCCGTTGA